In Terriglobus aquaticus, the genomic window TCGCGTCGCCGTTGCGCACGGTGGAGTCGCCCACCAGGAACAGCGTTGGGAGCGCCGGGTTCGCGGCCTCCGGCAGCGGCGGTCGCGAAGTTGCGCCAGGGTCGGTGCTCTGCGGTGCCGCCTGGGGCGCGGTCGTGGCCGGCGTGGTCGGTTGCTGCTGCACGGCAGCGGGCGCGACGAGCGTGATGGCCAGAAGAGATGCGAGAAACGACGGCATGCCGACCACGCTAGTTCCTTTACGGAAACAATGTCAATCGACGAACATGCGCCAGTCTGGGTATGCTGCTAGGCGAACTTCGAGGTGTCGTTTATGGTTTTCCGGTCCCGGTTCGTGCTGGCGTGCGGTGTGGTTCTTTTTGCGATGGGCGGCGCTGCCGCGGCACAGACGTTTGTGTGCGGCAAGGCCCGCGGGGCTGAGCGCCCGCTGACCGCAGCTACGCGTTACGCGTCCGGTTCCGCCGGCTTCGACCTGGTTGCTTCACCTACGGTGCAGAACGGTGCGTGTAGCGCGACCGGTTCGTTTTACTTCTCCGCTCCGCTCGCAGAGGGCAACTACCGCGTCGAGGTGGAACTGGGCGGTCCCGAGGCAGCGGTCACCACCGTGAAGGCCGAGGCACGCCGGCTAATGCTGCTGAATGTGCACACGGCGGCCGGGGCGCACACCGTCGAGCGCTTTGCCGTGAACATCCGCACGACGGCCCTGCCCGGCGGTGGCAACGTTCGCATCAAGCCGCGCGAAGTAGGCAGCCTGCGCTGGGATGACAAGCTGACATTGGAGTTCGCGGGGACGCATCCCAGCGTGCGCCGCATCACCGTCACGCCCGCGCCGTCGATCCCGACCGTGTACTTGGCCGGGGATTCCACTGTGGTCGATCAGGACAAAGAACCATGGGCTGCGTGGGGGCAGGTCTTGCCGCTGTTCTTCACCGACGCCATTGCGGTGGCCAACCATGCGGAGTCGGGAGAGACCATCGCGTCGTCTGAAAGCGAACTTCGATTCCAGAAGATCTTCTCCACGCTGCGGCGCGGCGACTACCTGTTTATGCAGTTCGGCCACAACGATCAGAAGCCCGGCAAAGGCTATGTGCCGGCGGCCACTACCTACAGCGATCTGACGCGCAAGTATGTCGCCATGGCCCGCGAACGTGGCGCCACGCCGGTACTGGTGACCAGCATGAACCGGCGCACCTTCGACAGCGACGGTCACATCACGGACACGCTTGCGCCGTACCCGCAAACCGTACGCTCCCTCGCGGAAGAAACGCACAGCACGCTCATCGACCTGAACGCCTGCAGCAAAACGCTGTACGAGGCGGTGTGCGAACCTCACTCGCGTGAGCTCTTTGTCTACGCTCCCGCCAACACCTACCCGGACCAGCCCGAGGCGTTGCACGACGACACGCATTTCAACAGCTTTGGAGCCTACGAGCTGGCGCGGTGCGTGGTGCGTGGCATCCAGCAGTCGGATCTGCCGCTACGAAAATCGCTTCGATCGGGAGTTGCAGTCTTCGATCCCGCACACCCCGACGCACCTTCTGCGGCTACGATCCCCGCAAGTCCCGCAGTTGCAGTACAGACGCCGTACGGCCGGTGACGGCGAAGGGCTGCGGAGGTGGCAGTAGCAATCACTTCAGCGGTCCCGCGAGCCGCCGGATTCAAATGAGAACAGGTTTCATTTGACACACGTTGATTCGTTCCACTAGCATCCGGCTCGTTTCCGTTGAAACGTTTCAGGAGTCTCCAGCGATGAACCCCTTCCAGTCTGTTTCCGCGCGCCGCACCGGCATGCGCTCCCTGTGTTTGTCGGCCGTGTTGCTTGCGCCCGCCGCCGCGCCTCTGCTCTTCAGCCCCGCCGCCCTCGCGCAAACCGGTGGCCAGGCCGGCATCCAGGGCACGGTCACCGACCTGTCCGGCGCTGTCATTCCCAATGCCACCGTGACGATCACCAACCAGGAAACCAAGGTGGTGACCACCAAAACCAGTTCGGGCGCCGGCCTGTTTGAGGCGGCACCGCTGATTCCAGGCACGTACACAGTCGAGGTCACGGCGCAGGGCTTCCAAACCTTTCGCCAGGAAAACCTGACCATCGACGCCCTGCGGCTTACGGGACTCAACCCCAAGCTCACCATTGGCAGCACCGATCAGACCGTCACGGTGACCGCGGCTCCGCCCGCGCTGGAGACAACCAACGCGACGCTCGGCGGCACCATCGAGAACGACGTTTACGAGTCGCTACCTGTACCGCAGAACGGCCAGCAGCGCGACCCCACGGCGTTTGCCACGCTGCTGCCTGGCGCGCAGGGTGGAGCTCGCGCGCCGATCATCGGCGGCACCGGAAACTACCTTGCGGAGCTCTCCGTCGATGGCCTTCCGCTGACCACCATCAACCAGCAGGGCGACAATCGCACCGTTCTCAACTCGATCCCGATCGAAGCCATCGATCAGTTCCAGGTGCTCACCAGCACGCCGCCTGTTGAGTACCAGGGCGCGGGCCTGCTGAACTTCACCCTCAAGTCGGGCACCGCGCAGTACCACGGCCTCGCTGCAGCCTTCTTCCGCAACACCGCGTTTGACACCTGGGGCTATACGCCGAAGTTCGCCACCGGTCGTGATGCGAATGGCAACGTGACTCCTGCCCGCAAGCCTTACGAGAACCAGAACGAGATCGTCGGCTCCGCAGGCGGACCCATCCCGTTCCTGAAGAAGAAGGGCTTCTTCTTTTTCAGCTATGACCGTTTCCACGGCCGCAACGGCATTACGCCCGGCCTCTTGACGGTTGCGACGAACCAGATGCGCCAGGGCGACTTCAGCCAATTGCTGGCGGCGAACGGCGGCCCCGGCTACGCCATTTACGATCCCACAACGCAAGCGGCTTGCACCGCCAACAGCACGACCGGTGCTTGCCGCTACCAGTTCGGGTACGGCCCGGGTGGCACGCGTGGAGCGGCGGGTAACCCGGTGCGCCTTGGCTCCCCGAACGTGATCCCTGCGAACGAAATCTCTCCGATCGCTGCCTACATGCAGAGCTTTCTGCCGGGCACGATCAACAACAACATCACCAACAACGTGCTGACCGGTGTACCGACCGGCTACGACAACTGGGAGTACGTGGGCAAGCTGGACTTCGACCTCACGTCGAAGCAGCGGCTGTCTACGGCGTTTACGCAGGGCAAGCGCCTGAACGTGCCCTATACCGTTGGTGCGAACCCGACGCTGCCGCTGCCGTACACGAACGGCGCGTTTGCGGACGTGGCGATTCACATCCACACGTTGGAGCATGCGTGGGCGATCTCGGACCGCATGACGAACCAGTTCCGCTTCGGTTACGTGAACATGGGCGGACCGCCAGTGCAGAACGTGACCACGCGCAACTCGGCGTACTCGGCAACCGCGGCCGGCATCACCAACCTGCCGCCGGGCCTGTCGTCAGCCGCATTCCCGGGTGCGGCATTCAGCGGCGCTAATGCGCAGACCACGTGGACGGCGAACGGTGCAAGCGCTGCAACGTACACCAGCGTCTCGCACACCTTTACCGTCAAAGACAACTTCAACTATGTCATCGGTCAGCACAACCTGACTGCCGGCTTTCAGTGGCAGGATCTGGAGATCAACGCCTCCACCTACGACGGTCCTTCGGGCGTTGTGCCCGTCACTTACGCCGTGAACGAGACGGCAAACCTGAACAACGGCGCCTACGCGGCGAACTCCGGCTACTCGTATGCCAGTTTCCTGCTGGGTGCGCCGCAGTCCACCTCGCTGACGATCCAGTCGTTCGGCATCCTGGGCGGTCGGTACAAGCCATTCGCTCCGTACTTCTCGGATAACTGGAAGGTGCGCCCGAACCTGACGCTCGACCTTGGTTTGCGTTGGGACTACCTGCCCACCTACACGGAGGCCAAGGATCGCTGGTCCTTCCTAAATCCGAATCTGACCAACGCGATCACCGGCAACCCGGGCGAGATTCAGTTTGCGGGCGACCATGGCGCCGGTGTCTCGTGCCAGTGCCGTACCCCTGTACACAACTACTTCGGCAACTACGGCCCGCGTGTTGGCTTTGCGTGGCAGGTGCATCCCACCACGGTCTTCCGTGGCGGCGCGTCCATCCTCTACACGCACGGCGGCGGTACTGGCGGCCGTGCGGGTGCGGCCACAGGCGGCGGTCAGCTCGGCTACTCGTCGAACCCCAGCTTCCAGGATTCAACGAACGGCCCTGCCTTCTACCTGAACAACAGCCCGTACTTCCAGCAGATCGGCCTGGCAAACACCCGCTTTGGCGGACCGACCTACAACCTGCCCACGCCGCTGGGACCGGTTGCTGCGGCGCAAACGCTGAACACGGGCAACTACCTGAGCAACGGCGCCTACGTTGCACCGGGTGGCGTGACCTACGTGGACCCGTACCTTTCGGGCCGTGCGCCGACGGTCTACTCTTTCAACTTCGGCTTCCAGCAGGCGCTCAGCAACAGCCTGACGGTCACCGCGAACTACGCCGGCACCATCGCGCACTTCCTGCTGACCGGCGGATCCAACGCGCGCGGCTACTGGGCCAACCAGATGAATCCCGTCTACACGGCGGCTCTGGGCCCACTGCTCGCCAGCGACAACAAGACGCCGCTGCTGAACGCACCGGCAACCGCGGCCAATCTTGCTATCGCAACTCGTGCCGTCCCGGGCATCAACGTGCCCGCGGCGATTGCTGCGGCGGCAAACGGTGCGGGCGGCTCCAACATCCGCATGGAGCAGGTGCTGGTCGCCTTCCCGCAGTACGCCTCAACTTCCGGCGGCAACGTCACGGACATCTGGGGTCAGAACGTCGGCAACAACAGCTACAACTCGTTCCAGTTGACGCTGGCGCAGCGGCCCTGGAAGGGGCTCAGCTACACGCTCAATTGGACGTTCTCGCGCAACATCGGCGATGACGGCACCTTCCGTAGCGGCTTCGACATTCCGGCAGCAGCGGTGAGCAACGGCAAGAACTGGAAAGCCGATCGCATCGAGCGCGGCCTGACGACCGTAAACACGCCGGAGAACCTGGCCCTCTACGGCTACTGGGATCTGCCGTTTGGCAAGAACAAGTACTTCGACGGCAACCGTGTCGCCAGCGCGCTGCTCGGTGGATTCCAGTTCTCTGAAATCTTCCGCTACACGTCGGGCACGCCTGTGGCGGTCACGTGGGCCTGCTCACCCACCGGCGTGGCGGGTGTGAACCCCGGCAACGGCCAGTGCATGCCGGACCTGAACCCGAACTACAACCCGAAGTCCGCGCGCATCAACGGCAGCTTCGGCTCTGGCATCAGCGGGCAGAACCTGTCGGCGGTCAAGTACATCGACAGCAACGCATTCCAGACGCCGCCGCAGTTGAATACCAGCGGCTCGGGCATCTACCAGATCGGCGGTGCGCCGCGAACGGCTCCCTTCAACCTGCGGAATCCAAGCAGCTATAACCTGGACGCTTCGCTCAAGCGCAGCTTCCCGCTGGTGGGCGAGCGCACCAAGCTGACGCTGCAGGCCGACGCCTTCAACGTGCTCAACAACACCGTCTTCGGCAACCTGAACGCAAGCTGGCCTTCCACCAGCTTCGGTACCGTGTCGAACGTGGCCAACACCTCGCGGCGCTGGCAGTTCTCAGGTCGCGTAACTTTCTAACCCCGGTCAGACCGGCAACCGCAAGCGAGGCCTCAGCGCAGACCGTCTGAGGCCTTCTTGCATCTCCCAACCGATCGCCTTGAGGAACTGCTTGTGCCGACGTGCACGCAATGCCTTGCAACCCTGACCTTCGCGATGGCAGTCACGGCGCCGCAGGCGCAGACCGCAACGCAGGCTCCGGCTTGGCTGCGGCTGACCATGCCGACAGCCTCCACGGTTGCGTCCGAATGGATCACACCGCCACCGCAGTATGGTCCGGAGCCGTACTACGGCCTGGCCGGTGCGGCGGGCACCGTCACGCTGGATACGGTTGGCCATGATCTGGACACCATGCACGCGCTCGGGTTTCGCGCCGTTACGCTGCAGTGGAGCACAGGAACCGGCACGCAGTATCTTTCGCCGGAGTGGTTCGCTTTCTTCCGACAGGTTGTTGCGGAAGCAAAGCGCCGCGACATGCGCATCTGGATCGTCGATGATGCCGGCTACCCGAGCGGCTTCGCGGGTGGCCGCTTCACGCGCGAGCACCCCGAGCTGCGCATGCAGGCGCTGGTTGCAACTCGCACGGAGATACGCCCGGGCACCAGCTTCGACGCGCCAATCCCTGCGAACCTCGTGGCCATCTCCGCCGTCTCCGATGCCGGTGAGACCCAGACCGTTCCGGTGCAGGCTGCGCATGCCCACTGGGCGGCGCCCGCCACCGGAACGTGGACCGTGGTTGCCGTCACGCACGACTTCCGCACGTCACCCACCCGGAGCGACACGAATCCCAGCCGCGCCAAGGATGGTTCTCAGTCGCTCGAAGATTACCTTGACCCTGCTGCCACCGCGCAGTATCTCCAGTTCACGCATGAGGCCTATGCGAAAGCCGTCGGCGATGAGTTCGGCAAGACCATCCTGGGCTTTCGTGGCGATGAACCCGACTACTCCATCGGCGGGCTGCCGTGGACGCCGAAGTTCTTCGATACGTTTCAGCGTGTAAAGGGGTACGACGTACGGCCCTACCTGCCGGCGCTGCTGGCGCGCCGCGATGCGTCGCACGGCCAGCCGGCCGCGACGATCCCCGTTGCGACTCCGCAGCAGCAGCGTGTGCGCGCCGACTACTACGACGTGTTCTCCCGCATGTTTCGGGACGGATTCTTTGCACCGCAAAGTGAGTGGTGTGCAGCCCACGGCCTTGCATACCAGGTCCACCTGAACCATGAGGAACTGCAGATCGACCTGGCTCACAGTGAAGGCGACTACTTCCGCGACTTCGCGCCGGTGCAGATCCCTGGAGTCGATGCCATTTGGCACCAAATCGGGCGCGACACCGTCTCCGACTTTCCGCGATTCGCGTCGTCTGCCGCGCATGTGTACGGCAAGCCGCTGGCCTTTACGGAGAGCTTTGCCGCTTGGAGGCCCGAGCCGGACATTGCGCTCGCCCGCTATGCAATCAACGAGCAGCTCGTGCGCGGAATCAATCTGTTCGAGATGATGTACTACCCGGCGACTCAGACCGGAACGGATCGCGGAGGCCCGCCGGCGTACATGCGCGATGCCGGCTTTCCGGCTCTCGCCTTGTACACGCGCCGGCTCAGCTATGTCTTGGCGCTGGGTCATCCCGCGGCACACGTCGCGCTGCTGCAACCGCGGGAGGCACTCTGGACAGGCGATCACCGCGCGGACGACCTCTTCGTTTCCATGGAGCGCGCGCTCAGTGAGCAGCAGATCGACTTCGACATCGTCGATGAAGACGCCGTGGCGTCGGGCATGCGGCTGGAGCGCGGTAGCTTTGTGTCGCAAAGCGGAAACCGGTATAGCGCTATCCTGGTGCCGCGTGCAGGCCTGCTTCCTTCGGCTGCCGCAGAGCGGTTGCGTCGTTTCGCCGCGGATGGCGGCAAGCTGATCTTCCTGGGCGACAAACCGGCAGGCATGGCGGCCCGCAACTATCGTGATGCGGCTGCCTTTCCGATGGCGTCCTTTGCATCTGCACCTGTGATCGCGGTCGATCTGCCGCCGGTGCCCACGCCTCCGCAGTTCCCACCAGCAACGCCGCCCGCGCCCATGCCCATCTCACCCGAACTTGCGAAAGTGCTGCGCTCTGCCGATCCGCATCCGGCGATGGAGCTTGCGAAACCCGATGCCGCGGTGCGCCTGCTGCATCGCACTCTCGCGGATGCAGACGTTTTCTTGCTCTTCAATGAGTCGTCCACTGAGGTCACGAACAGGGCCGTGCTGCACTCGCCCGGCACGCGCGTGGAGCGGTGGGACGCGGAGACGGCCAGCATCGCAGCCCTGCAGGACGCCAAGCCAGGCGCCAACGGACTCCAGGTGTCCTTGCACCTGGCGCCATACGAGGCAGAATTGCTGGTGGTGCGCCGGTGAGACATTTCCTGCAACAGCATCGCAACTGGATCCTGCGGGGCATCGGTCCCGCAGCGTGTGTGCTGCTCGCTTTGCCATGCAAAGCAGATGCGAAGCGCAGCCCAGACTCGTGCTCCGCTCGCGCCATCACGTTCGATGGCGACTGGCGCTTTCAGCGCGGTGACCAGGACGGTGCGGAGCAGCCCGGCTACACGGACGCGGCATGGCAGACCGTGGCCACGCCGCATGATTGGGCCATCGCCGGCCCGTTTGACGCAGCGAATCCTTCGCGAGGTCAGGGCGCGTTCGCACCCATGGGTGTGGGCTGGTACCGCAAGCACTTCAGCCTGCCGCTGGGCTGCGGCACCCACGCAGTTGTGCAGTTCGACGGCGTGATGGCGAACAGCACGGTCTGGATCAACGGTCACCAGCTCGGACACCGGCCAAGCGGCTACAGCAGTTTCCGTTATGACATGACGGAGTGGCTGCACAAAGATGCCGGCGCGGATAACGTGATCGCGGTTCGGGCCGACAACGCACAGCAGCCCTCGTCGCGCTTTTACCAGGGTGCCGGCATCTACCGCCACGTGCATCTGTTTGTTCTGCCGGCCATGCACATCACCGGCTGGTCCACTGTGGTTCGCACCACTGCTCTGTCTGCCGACAGCGCAACGCTCACCGTGGAGGCCGGGACGCACAACGAGGCAGATCGGCCCGTGGTTGCGCGCGCTCGCATCACCCTGCTGGATCCAGACGGCCGCGTGGCGGCGCAGGCCTTCGCGGGCGACAGCACGCCGGTTCCCGTGGGTGGATCGCCCGTGCTTTCCGCTACACTCACGGTCGCTCATCCGCAGCGCTGGGACCTTGCGCATCCTGCTCTGTATCGGGCTCGTTTCGATCTGCTGGACGGCGATCGCGTTATCCAGATGGAAGAGGTGCCGTTCGGCATTCGCGATGCTCACTTCGAAGCTGCGACCGGATTCTGGCTTAACGGGCGCAACCTGAAGATCAAGGGAGTCGCGCTGCACTCCGACGTTGGCGCGCTCGGCGTGGCGGCACCGCTCTCCCTGTGGGAACACCGTCTGCGTGCCATGCAGAGCATGGGGGTCAACGCGATTCGTACCGCGCACAACGTAGTTGCGCCGGAGTTCCTTGACCTGTGCGACCGGCTCGGCCTGCTGGTCCTCGACGAGTACTTCGACGTTTGGACCGTGGCCAAAAACCCCTTCGACTACCACCTGTACTTTCGCGACTGGTACCTGCGTGACACCCGCGATGGTGTACGCCGCGATCGCAATCATCCCAGCATCATCGCGTGGAGTGCGGGCAACGAGATTCACGATACGCCGCATCCTGAGATTGCTCTTCCTATTCTCAAGTCGCTGGTGGAGGAGTATCACCGGGCCGATCCCACGCGGCCGGTCACGCAGGCACTCTTTCGCCCCAACGTTTCGCACGATTACCAGGACGGCCTAGCCGACTTGCTGGATGTCGTCGGCCAGAACTACCGGCCCAACGAAATCCTTGCTGCTCACGCAGACAAGCCGTCCCGCAAGATTCTGGGAACGGAGAACATCCACGACCGCGCCACATGGCTTGCAGTTCGTGACAATCCACCGTACTCGGGCATGTTCGTGTGGGCCGGTACAGACTACCTCGGCGAAAGCCGCCGCTGGCCCTTGATCGGCGACAGCGAGGGTCTGTTCGATCGCACTGACTGGCCGAAGCCCGATGCGCTGGAGCACGAGAGCTGGTGGGCGGAGCACCCCGTTGTGCACGTGGTTCGGCGGATCGCACCGCAGCCGCTCGCACCCACGGATCCCGGCTATGAGGCAGAGCAATACCGGCCCAGGCAGGTTGTGTTTGCCGACTGGTCGCCGCGCGATCGATCGCCGCACACCGAAGCGGTCGAGGTGTACAGCAACTGCGCCTCGGTGTCGCTGCTGCTGAACGGCAAGATGCTCGAAACCCCAAAGCCCCTGCCTGCCGATGCCGCGCCCCGCACCTGGTCGGTCCCGTTCGCGCCGGGAACGCTGACGGCACGCTGCGTCGATACCGCAGGCACGCTGGACACTTTGAGAACCGCTAACGTTCCCGCTCGCCTTCGCCTCACACTGGAAACACCACCGCCGGGCACCGGCTTTGACCAGGTTGCAATCGTGCGCGTCACGGTTGTGGACCGCAACGGCACACCCGTGCCCGAGGCTGCGCTGCCACTGCACTTCAGCGTCGAGGGCGCGGCCACGCTGCTCGCCACCGACAACGCTGACAACGTGTACAGCGGCCCCTTTCCACAGCCTGATCGCGCAACATTGGACGGCCGCGCCGTCGCGTTTGTGCGGCGAAGCGCAGCGACCGGCCGGGCGCGGCTGCTGGTGCAGGCGAGTGGCTTACCTGTTGCGGTGCTCAACCTCGGCGCGCTTGGTCCGCACTAAACTTCTCGCCGCCTTCCGTGCTGGTGCGGGTCGCTTCTCGCGCTATCTGGCAACCTGCACCTGCGCGCTGCTTACAATTCCTGTAGCCCGCCCCGGCGGAGCAGGGGGAGCGTTCGATGCGACACTGGAAGCGGCTTTGGTGGGCATGTGCATCGTGGACGGGTGTGCTGGCCTGCATGGGGGCGCACGCCCAAAGCAATGTCGAGTTGGGCAAGCTGGGCTGGTATGCCGATCCGGAAGCGCACGTCTTCGCGGGACAGTACTGGATCTATCCGACCTCGTCCGACCCAGGCACCGCACCGCGCCCGGCCAGCGACTTCAACCCGCAGCAGCAGAAGCTGCGCGAAGGGCACGTCATCCATCCCGTGTACCTCTTGCACACATCGCTGGACGCGTTCTCCTCGCCCGACCTGGTGCACTGGACTCGCCACAAGGACGTCCTCGACGTACGCAACGTGCCTTGGGCGGCCTATGCCATCTGGGCGCCCAGCGCGGTCTATCGCAACGGCAAGTACTACCTGTTCTTCGCAGCCAACGACATTCAGAAAACCGACACCTTCGCCGGCGGCATCGGCGTGGCCGTAAGCGACAAGCCCGGTGGGCCGTTCATCGATGCCTTGGGCAAGCCACTCGTCGGCAGGTTTGAGAACGGCGCGCAGCCGATCGATCCCATGGTCTTCCAGGATAGCGACGGCTCCGTGTACCTCTACTACGGCGGCCAGGGGCACTGCAATGTGGCGCGCCTGTCCAGCGACCTGCTGCACGTGATTCCGATGCAGGACGGCACCATGTTCCGGGAGATCACGCCCGCGAACTACGTCGAGGGTCCGTTCATGCTGAAGCGAAACGGCACGTATTACTTTATGTGGTCCGAGGGAGACTGGGGCGATGCCAGCTATGGAGTGGCTTACGCCAGGAGCAAAAGTCCTGAGGGGCCATTCGTGCGTGCGGGCAAGATCTTGACCACCGATCCCAAGGTGGCCAACGGCCCGGGGCACCACTCCGTGTTGCAGATCCCGGGTACGGACGAGTTCTACATCGTCTACCATCGCCACCCACTCGGCACCACCGGCATCAACCAGCGTGTGCTTGCTATCGATCGCATGCGCTTTGACGCCACCGGCAATATTCTGCCGGTCGCGATCACACCGGACGGGGTTCCATCACGACCGCTCGCCCCTCCCGCACGATAGTTGAACGAAATCTTGGTCCCTTCGCGGGAGCGGCTCGTTTACAGTCACACCATGCAATCTGCGTCGTCTCGTTTCGATCCGTGCTCAATCCTCCCTTCGTTTGTGTGGCGTCGCGTCACTCGGAGTGTCGCGCTCCTCTCGATCTCTGCCGCAGTCTTGTCCGGCAGTGTTTCGGTCGCGCAACGGCGCGCTTCAGCAGATCAGCCGGACTATGCACGGCTCGGCAATCCCATCGCCACGCCCGCTCCTGACGCGCAGATCCGAGCGTCGCTGCATGAAGCATCGCCGGATCGCATCCGGCAAAATATCGAGCGGCTCGTCGCCTTCAACAATCGGTCCACGGTGTCGTCGACAGAAACGGACCTGAAGCCGGGCACCGGCGTGCTGGCCGCAGCGGACTGGATCCGGAGCCAGTTTGAGGAGTACAGCAAGGCCTGCGGCGGCTGCCTGGAAGTGAAGGTCGACGAGTTCGTGGAGCAGCCACAGCCCGGCTTCGGCAACAGCAAGCCACGCATCGTGCGGCCCACACCATTGCGCAACGTCTACGCCATCCTGCGGGGCACCGATCCCGTGGCCAGCAAGCGGATGTACCTGGTGACCGGCCACTACGACACGCGCGTAAACGACGTGATGGACACGCACGGCTTTGCGCCAGGCGCAAACGACGACTCCAGCGGAACCGCTGTGAG contains:
- a CDS encoding glycoside hydrolase family 2 TIM barrel-domain containing protein; translated protein: MRHFLQQHRNWILRGIGPAACVLLALPCKADAKRSPDSCSARAITFDGDWRFQRGDQDGAEQPGYTDAAWQTVATPHDWAIAGPFDAANPSRGQGAFAPMGVGWYRKHFSLPLGCGTHAVVQFDGVMANSTVWINGHQLGHRPSGYSSFRYDMTEWLHKDAGADNVIAVRADNAQQPSSRFYQGAGIYRHVHLFVLPAMHITGWSTVVRTTALSADSATLTVEAGTHNEADRPVVARARITLLDPDGRVAAQAFAGDSTPVPVGGSPVLSATLTVAHPQRWDLAHPALYRARFDLLDGDRVIQMEEVPFGIRDAHFEAATGFWLNGRNLKIKGVALHSDVGALGVAAPLSLWEHRLRAMQSMGVNAIRTAHNVVAPEFLDLCDRLGLLVLDEYFDVWTVAKNPFDYHLYFRDWYLRDTRDGVRRDRNHPSIIAWSAGNEIHDTPHPEIALPILKSLVEEYHRADPTRPVTQALFRPNVSHDYQDGLADLLDVVGQNYRPNEILAAHADKPSRKILGTENIHDRATWLAVRDNPPYSGMFVWAGTDYLGESRRWPLIGDSEGLFDRTDWPKPDALEHESWWAEHPVVHVVRRIAPQPLAPTDPGYEAEQYRPRQVVFADWSPRDRSPHTEAVEVYSNCASVSLLLNGKMLETPKPLPADAAPRTWSVPFAPGTLTARCVDTAGTLDTLRTANVPARLRLTLETPPPGTGFDQVAIVRVTVVDRNGTPVPEAALPLHFSVEGAATLLATDNADNVYSGPFPQPDRATLDGRAVAFVRRSAATGRARLLVQASGLPVAVLNLGALGPH
- a CDS encoding glycosyl hydrolase; this encodes MPTCTQCLATLTFAMAVTAPQAQTATQAPAWLRLTMPTASTVASEWITPPPQYGPEPYYGLAGAAGTVTLDTVGHDLDTMHALGFRAVTLQWSTGTGTQYLSPEWFAFFRQVVAEAKRRDMRIWIVDDAGYPSGFAGGRFTREHPELRMQALVATRTEIRPGTSFDAPIPANLVAISAVSDAGETQTVPVQAAHAHWAAPATGTWTVVAVTHDFRTSPTRSDTNPSRAKDGSQSLEDYLDPAATAQYLQFTHEAYAKAVGDEFGKTILGFRGDEPDYSIGGLPWTPKFFDTFQRVKGYDVRPYLPALLARRDASHGQPAATIPVATPQQQRVRADYYDVFSRMFRDGFFAPQSEWCAAHGLAYQVHLNHEELQIDLAHSEGDYFRDFAPVQIPGVDAIWHQIGRDTVSDFPRFASSAAHVYGKPLAFTESFAAWRPEPDIALARYAINEQLVRGINLFEMMYYPATQTGTDRGGPPAYMRDAGFPALALYTRRLSYVLALGHPAAHVALLQPREALWTGDHRADDLFVSMERALSEQQIDFDIVDEDAVASGMRLERGSFVSQSGNRYSAILVPRAGLLPSAAAERLRRFAADGGKLIFLGDKPAGMAARNYRDAAAFPMASFASAPVIAVDLPPVPTPPQFPPATPPAPMPISPELAKVLRSADPHPAMELAKPDAAVRLLHRTLADADVFLLFNESSTEVTNRAVLHSPGTRVERWDAETASIAALQDAKPGANGLQVSLHLAPYEAELLVVRR
- a CDS encoding carboxypeptidase-like regulatory domain-containing protein, whose protein sequence is MNPFQSVSARRTGMRSLCLSAVLLAPAAAPLLFSPAALAQTGGQAGIQGTVTDLSGAVIPNATVTITNQETKVVTTKTSSGAGLFEAAPLIPGTYTVEVTAQGFQTFRQENLTIDALRLTGLNPKLTIGSTDQTVTVTAAPPALETTNATLGGTIENDVYESLPVPQNGQQRDPTAFATLLPGAQGGARAPIIGGTGNYLAELSVDGLPLTTINQQGDNRTVLNSIPIEAIDQFQVLTSTPPVEYQGAGLLNFTLKSGTAQYHGLAAAFFRNTAFDTWGYTPKFATGRDANGNVTPARKPYENQNEIVGSAGGPIPFLKKKGFFFFSYDRFHGRNGITPGLLTVATNQMRQGDFSQLLAANGGPGYAIYDPTTQAACTANSTTGACRYQFGYGPGGTRGAAGNPVRLGSPNVIPANEISPIAAYMQSFLPGTINNNITNNVLTGVPTGYDNWEYVGKLDFDLTSKQRLSTAFTQGKRLNVPYTVGANPTLPLPYTNGAFADVAIHIHTLEHAWAISDRMTNQFRFGYVNMGGPPVQNVTTRNSAYSATAAGITNLPPGLSSAAFPGAAFSGANAQTTWTANGASAATYTSVSHTFTVKDNFNYVIGQHNLTAGFQWQDLEINASTYDGPSGVVPVTYAVNETANLNNGAYAANSGYSYASFLLGAPQSTSLTIQSFGILGGRYKPFAPYFSDNWKVRPNLTLDLGLRWDYLPTYTEAKDRWSFLNPNLTNAITGNPGEIQFAGDHGAGVSCQCRTPVHNYFGNYGPRVGFAWQVHPTTVFRGGASILYTHGGGTGGRAGAATGGGQLGYSSNPSFQDSTNGPAFYLNNSPYFQQIGLANTRFGGPTYNLPTPLGPVAAAQTLNTGNYLSNGAYVAPGGVTYVDPYLSGRAPTVYSFNFGFQQALSNSLTVTANYAGTIAHFLLTGGSNARGYWANQMNPVYTAALGPLLASDNKTPLLNAPATAANLAIATRAVPGINVPAAIAAAANGAGGSNIRMEQVLVAFPQYASTSGGNVTDIWGQNVGNNSYNSFQLTLAQRPWKGLSYTLNWTFSRNIGDDGTFRSGFDIPAAAVSNGKNWKADRIERGLTTVNTPENLALYGYWDLPFGKNKYFDGNRVASALLGGFQFSEIFRYTSGTPVAVTWACSPTGVAGVNPGNGQCMPDLNPNYNPKSARINGSFGSGISGQNLSAVKYIDSNAFQTPPQLNTSGSGIYQIGGAPRTAPFNLRNPSSYNLDASLKRSFPLVGERTKLTLQADAFNVLNNTVFGNLNASWPSTSFGTVSNVANTSRRWQFSGRVTF
- a CDS encoding rhamnogalacturonan acetylesterase is translated as MVFRSRFVLACGVVLFAMGGAAAAQTFVCGKARGAERPLTAATRYASGSAGFDLVASPTVQNGACSATGSFYFSAPLAEGNYRVEVELGGPEAAVTTVKAEARRLMLLNVHTAAGAHTVERFAVNIRTTALPGGGNVRIKPREVGSLRWDDKLTLEFAGTHPSVRRITVTPAPSIPTVYLAGDSTVVDQDKEPWAAWGQVLPLFFTDAIAVANHAESGETIASSESELRFQKIFSTLRRGDYLFMQFGHNDQKPGKGYVPAATTYSDLTRKYVAMARERGATPVLVTSMNRRTFDSDGHITDTLAPYPQTVRSLAEETHSTLIDLNACSKTLYEAVCEPHSRELFVYAPANTYPDQPEALHDDTHFNSFGAYELARCVVRGIQQSDLPLRKSLRSGVAVFDPAHPDAPSAATIPASPAVAVQTPYGR